From Alienimonas californiensis, a single genomic window includes:
- a CDS encoding class I SAM-dependent methyltransferase, translating into MAGSPPAAPQRPAPQRPARPLRNYDLVAGVYDLGCHVYSGGAIAASKRAHLRFVSAGDRVLYLGVGTGAEAVEACANGAAVTAVDLSPKMLARLRRRLDARGLDAELILGDALAHRRSGQYDAVVAHYFFNLFEPEAMRAALRQAAALLRPGGRLIVADLAPPRGGRLRRLLNHAYSKAATAAFLALRLAPWRPNYHYAAECRAVGLQAEGTIPFRWAGAGPIFFETVVARRPDRPPTRPPPTPGPADPN; encoded by the coding sequence GTGGCCGGGTCGCCGCCCGCGGCTCCGCAACGCCCGGCTCCGCAACGCCCGGCTCGCCCGCTGCGGAACTACGACCTCGTCGCGGGCGTCTACGACCTCGGCTGTCACGTCTATAGCGGCGGGGCGATCGCGGCGTCCAAGCGGGCGCACCTGCGGTTCGTGTCCGCCGGGGACCGGGTGCTGTATCTCGGCGTCGGAACCGGGGCCGAGGCCGTGGAGGCCTGTGCGAACGGGGCGGCGGTCACCGCGGTGGATCTCTCCCCGAAGATGCTCGCCCGGCTGCGGCGCCGGCTGGACGCGCGGGGGCTGGACGCGGAGCTGATCCTCGGCGACGCCCTCGCCCATCGGCGGAGCGGGCAGTACGACGCCGTCGTCGCCCATTACTTCTTCAATTTGTTCGAACCGGAGGCGATGCGGGCGGCGCTGCGGCAGGCGGCGGCGCTGCTCCGGCCGGGCGGACGGCTGATCGTCGCCGACCTCGCCCCGCCCCGCGGGGGCCGGCTGCGCCGGTTGCTCAATCACGCCTATTCCAAAGCGGCGACGGCGGCGTTTCTCGCGTTGCGTTTGGCCCCCTGGCGACCGAACTATCATTACGCCGCGGAATGCCGGGCTGTCGGACTCCAGGCGGAGGGAACGATTCCGTTCCGCTGGGCGGGCGCGGGGCCGATTTTCTTCGAAACGGTCGTCGCCCGCCGGCCGGATCGCCCCCCCACCAGGCCGCCGCCGACCCCCGGTCCCGCGGACCCGAACTGA
- a CDS encoding efflux RND transporter periplasmic adaptor subunit has translation MNKALLIGLGTCAALAALAYSGLFAGFVGAEEDMTRYAPQTVVGGPFRVTVREKGELDAVNSVVLSNETGESTTIVSLLPAGTMVEEGDLILQLDAVPVEEELQEDQLKVTQARAAFETATQNLEIVLKQNESDVATAALAKTLAALDLSKYEDGEYEQERQKLEGELSVARETLSQAEEDYEFSKRMAKKGYQALNEVETKRIAVNQAQIDVNAAREGLRVLEQYTKPRTLAELRENKTETDRNVERVKAQTKAALAQAQAELEAARLTLEVEEANFARTKRQLDATSIYAPQAGEVVYVSQESRRGEDQSVEKGATVFPRQDLVKLPDLSRIKVNAKIHESQISQINTGLPAIARVDAYPDREFRGVVTAVSSVPVSGSWLRSDLKEYEATVELDPLGPGDPKLKPGLTCELEILVESRSDVLQAPMQSIVSVGGKRFAFVLAPRSPERREVTIGVANETAVEILSGLEAGEQVVMSPRTHFADQLSDLEQRLGAKATGLREEREAAAAETPPEPGNAEAPQSLGVTASEDTETDATETDATETDGATESDRESGNDGATESETP, from the coding sequence TTGAATAAGGCGCTGCTGATCGGGTTGGGAACCTGCGCGGCGTTGGCGGCGCTGGCGTACAGCGGGCTGTTCGCCGGCTTCGTGGGGGCGGAGGAGGACATGACCCGCTACGCCCCGCAGACGGTGGTGGGGGGGCCGTTCCGGGTGACCGTCCGCGAGAAGGGCGAACTGGACGCGGTCAACAGCGTCGTGCTCTCCAACGAGACCGGCGAGAGCACCACGATCGTCTCCCTGCTGCCGGCCGGCACGATGGTCGAGGAGGGCGATCTGATCCTGCAGCTCGACGCGGTGCCGGTCGAGGAAGAGCTTCAGGAGGACCAGTTGAAGGTCACGCAGGCCCGGGCCGCCTTCGAGACGGCGACGCAGAACCTCGAGATCGTTCTGAAGCAGAACGAATCCGACGTCGCCACCGCCGCGCTGGCGAAAACCCTCGCCGCGCTCGACCTGTCCAAGTACGAGGACGGGGAGTACGAACAGGAGCGGCAGAAATTGGAGGGCGAGCTGTCCGTCGCCCGGGAAACGCTCTCCCAGGCAGAGGAAGACTACGAGTTCAGCAAGCGGATGGCGAAGAAGGGCTATCAGGCCCTCAACGAAGTCGAGACGAAGCGGATCGCCGTCAACCAGGCCCAGATCGACGTGAACGCCGCCCGGGAGGGCCTCCGCGTCTTGGAGCAGTACACCAAGCCCCGCACGCTCGCGGAGCTGCGGGAAAACAAGACGGAGACCGACCGGAACGTCGAACGCGTCAAGGCCCAGACGAAAGCCGCCCTCGCCCAGGCCCAGGCGGAACTGGAGGCCGCTCGGCTGACGCTCGAGGTGGAGGAGGCGAACTTCGCCCGCACGAAGCGCCAGTTGGACGCCACCAGCATCTACGCCCCGCAGGCCGGGGAAGTGGTGTACGTCTCCCAGGAGAGCCGCCGCGGGGAGGATCAGTCCGTCGAGAAGGGCGCCACCGTCTTCCCCCGGCAGGACCTCGTCAAATTGCCGGACCTCTCGCGGATCAAGGTGAACGCCAAGATTCACGAGTCCCAGATTTCCCAGATTAATACCGGCCTGCCGGCGATCGCCCGGGTGGACGCCTACCCGGACCGCGAGTTCCGCGGCGTGGTGACGGCCGTCTCCAGCGTGCCGGTCAGCGGCAGCTGGCTCCGCAGCGATCTGAAGGAATACGAGGCGACGGTCGAACTGGACCCGCTCGGCCCCGGCGATCCCAAGCTCAAGCCGGGGCTGACCTGCGAACTGGAGATTCTGGTCGAGAGTCGCAGCGACGTGCTCCAGGCCCCGATGCAAAGCATCGTGAGCGTCGGCGGGAAGCGGTTCGCCTTCGTCCTCGCCCCCCGCAGCCCGGAGCGCCGGGAAGTGACCATCGGGGTCGCCAACGAGACCGCCGTGGAGATCCTCAGCGGGCTGGAGGCCGGCGAGCAGGTCGTCATGAGCCCCCGCACCCACTTCGCCGATCAACTGAGCGACCTCGAACAGCGCCTCGGCGCCAAGGCGACCGGATTGCGGGAAGAACGCGAGGCCGCCGCCGCCGAGACCCCGCCCGAACCCGGGAACGCCGAGGCCCCGCAGAGCCTCGGCGTGACCGCGTCCGAGGACACGGAGACCGACGCGACGGAGACCGACGCGACGGAGACCGACGGGGCGACGGAGAGCGACCGGGAGTCGGGGAACGACGGGGCGACGGAGAGCGAGACGCCGTGA
- a CDS encoding DUF1559 domain-containing protein: MSRSRRRSSRVGFTLIELLVVIAIIAILVSLLLPAVQQAREAARRAQCQNNLKQIGLAMHNYHSTYKLFPAGNSGTSLSKNPDGSTGNAHRAGWLVFILPYLDQTALWNQISRPLVNEDVQSGEPDVWPAMGPPFWTFNYKPYQAQIGAILCPSDGKQSLDAGDTNYAACWGDNAQGARNYNSTNLDPGASGNSYASNRGVFGHYEWRGMRSLRDGTTNTVLVGEIARSEQTLSHLGRVGVFGGPEIRDPAECVSSATDDANPGYYPSGTNTNPRGENWHSGDAPSTGFITAVPPNGPSCQNGTHHKGAGMLTATSYHTGGLQICLGDGSVRFISETIEAGTQTSELPTSGPSPYGVWGALGTRAGGEVMGDF; encoded by the coding sequence ATGTCCCGCTCCCGTAGACGTTCGTCACGCGTCGGCTTCACGCTGATTGAACTGTTGGTCGTGATCGCGATCATCGCCATTCTCGTTTCGCTGTTGCTCCCGGCGGTGCAGCAGGCGCGCGAGGCGGCGCGGCGGGCCCAGTGCCAGAACAATCTGAAGCAGATTGGGTTGGCGATGCACAACTATCACAGCACCTACAAGCTGTTTCCCGCCGGAAACTCGGGGACCAGCCTCAGTAAGAACCCGGACGGCAGCACCGGGAACGCTCACCGGGCGGGTTGGCTCGTCTTCATCCTGCCTTACCTCGATCAGACGGCGTTGTGGAACCAGATCAGCCGGCCGCTGGTCAACGAGGACGTGCAGTCCGGCGAACCGGACGTCTGGCCCGCGATGGGGCCGCCGTTCTGGACGTTCAACTACAAACCGTACCAGGCGCAAATCGGCGCCATCCTTTGTCCGTCCGACGGGAAGCAGTCGCTGGACGCGGGCGACACCAACTACGCCGCCTGCTGGGGCGACAACGCCCAAGGCGCCCGCAACTACAACTCGACCAACCTGGACCCGGGGGCGTCCGGCAATTCGTACGCCAGTAACCGCGGCGTGTTTGGTCATTACGAATGGCGGGGAATGAGGTCTTTGCGCGACGGGACCACCAATACGGTGCTGGTCGGCGAGATCGCCCGTTCCGAGCAGACGTTGTCTCACCTCGGCCGCGTCGGCGTGTTCGGGGGTCCTGAGATTCGCGACCCGGCGGAATGCGTGTCGAGCGCCACCGACGACGCCAACCCCGGTTACTACCCAAGCGGGACGAACACCAACCCCCGCGGCGAGAACTGGCACAGCGGCGACGCGCCGAGTACCGGATTCATCACGGCCGTCCCCCCGAACGGCCCGAGTTGCCAGAACGGCACCCACCACAAGGGGGCCGGCATGCTGACGGCGACCAGTTATCACACCGGCGGGCTCCAGATCTGCCTGGGCGACGGCTCGGTCCGGTTCATCTCCGAAACGATCGAAGCGGGAACGCAAACGTCGGAGCTGCCGACGAGCGGGCCCAGTCCGTACGGCGTCTGGGGCGCCTTGGGAACTCGGGCGGGCGGCGAAGTGATGGGCGATTTCTGA
- a CDS encoding transposase: MAQRRLPEEFAAVAVHHLPPDRPPGPDGGRPRTPNRVVLKVLWYVLTTGCRWRDVPPDMGCSGETARCRLIEWEELGVWARVHLDFLRLLRRDGELEHETAIVDSALVRVDGAGEKTGPCPVDRGRLGCKYSRTVGRDGAALGVKVAGTNASDHT, encoded by the coding sequence ATGGCCCAGCGCCGCCTGCCCGAGGAATTCGCCGCCGTCGCCGTCCACCACCTGCCCCCGGATCGTCCGCCCGGCCCCGACGGCGGACGGCCCCGCACGCCTAACCGCGTCGTGTTGAAGGTTCTGTGGTACGTGCTGACGACCGGCTGCCGCTGGCGGGACGTGCCCCCCGACATGGGCTGCTCCGGCGAAACCGCCCGCTGTCGGCTGATCGAGTGGGAGGAGTTGGGCGTGTGGGCCCGCGTGCACCTCGACTTCCTGCGGCTGCTCCGCCGCGACGGCGAGCTGGAGCACGAGACGGCGATCGTCGACTCGGCGCTGGTCCGTGTCGATGGTGCCGGCGAAAAGACCGGCCCCTGCCCCGTCGACCGCGGCCGACTGGGCTGCAAATACAGTCGGACGGTCGGCCGCGACGGGGCCGCGTTGGGAGTGAAGGTCGCCGGCACCAACGCCAGCGACCACACATAA
- a CDS encoding ABC transporter ATP-binding protein: MKSELAAEIVDLHKHYYLGEITVHALRGVSLEIPRGDFLAIMGTSGSGKSTMLNLLGALDRPTGGQYFLGGDDVAQLDDDALSEARNRLIGFIFQSYNLIPQYSVLENIEVPLHYRSEESGGREITPADHVRIEALADRVGLGGRLDHKPFQLSGGQQQRVAIARALVNDPEIILADEPTGNLDSKTEEEILALFDELNRDEGRTIIMVTHEPNVAERAKRSIYMRDGQIAGEGIFPG; this comes from the coding sequence GTGAAGTCGGAACTCGCCGCCGAGATCGTCGATCTGCATAAGCACTACTATCTCGGCGAGATCACCGTGCACGCCCTGCGGGGCGTTTCGCTGGAGATCCCCCGCGGGGATTTTCTGGCGATCATGGGCACCAGCGGCTCCGGCAAGAGCACGATGCTGAACCTGCTCGGCGCCCTCGACCGCCCCACCGGCGGCCAGTATTTCCTGGGCGGCGACGACGTCGCCCAACTGGACGACGACGCCCTCTCCGAGGCCCGCAACCGGCTGATCGGGTTCATCTTTCAGAGCTACAACCTGATCCCCCAGTACTCCGTGCTGGAGAATATCGAGGTCCCGCTGCACTACCGCAGCGAGGAGTCCGGCGGCCGGGAGATCACCCCCGCGGACCATGTGCGGATCGAAGCCCTCGCCGACCGCGTGGGCTTGGGCGGGCGGTTGGACCACAAGCCGTTCCAGCTCTCCGGCGGCCAGCAGCAGCGCGTCGCCATCGCCCGGGCGCTGGTCAACGACCCGGAGATTATCCTCGCCGACGAACCCACCGGGAACCTGGACAGCAAAACGGAGGAGGAGATCCTCGCGTTGTTCGACGAATTGAACCGCGACGAGGGTCGCACGATCATCATGGTCACCCACGAGCCGAACGTCGCGGAGCGGGCGAAACGCAGCATCTATATGCGCGACGGCCAGATCGCCGGCGAGGGCATCTTCCCGGGCTGA
- a CDS encoding prenyltransferase/squalene oxidase repeat-containing protein, which translates to MFRIVSSAVLCGVAFAAAASPAPAVANVAAQQPDAATKAVVRRGLDYLARTQSQQGYWAAGNGGYRAAMTALAGTALLAEGSTTTRGRYAPNVRRAVDYLLSVSRENGLIGSESDSHYTYGHGFGMLFLAQVYGEEEDQERRTELKGVLNRAVKFTIAAQTSRGGWGYVSAKEGNDFDEGSTCVTQVQGLRACRNAGIPVPKDVIDRANKYIRDCMTPEGGVQYSIKGGGARPAISGAAIACLFSAGEQDDPMAQKLMEYCEKNIWPADGGASAGYGGYWHYKHFYYAQVMYRDPERWPQYRDFLAGQIRPKQTTGGPNDGAFVDGQIGPAYVTAMNCTILQLDNGFLPIYQR; encoded by the coding sequence GTGTTTCGCATCGTATCCTCCGCCGTCCTGTGCGGAGTCGCGTTCGCCGCGGCGGCCTCCCCGGCGCCCGCGGTCGCGAACGTCGCCGCCCAGCAGCCGGACGCCGCCACCAAGGCCGTCGTGCGGCGGGGACTGGACTACCTCGCCCGCACCCAGAGCCAACAGGGCTACTGGGCGGCGGGCAACGGCGGCTACCGGGCCGCGATGACGGCCCTCGCGGGCACCGCCCTGCTGGCGGAAGGGTCCACCACCACCCGCGGCCGCTACGCCCCGAACGTGCGGCGGGCAGTCGACTACCTGTTGAGCGTCTCCCGCGAGAACGGGCTGATCGGGTCGGAGTCCGACAGCCATTACACCTACGGCCACGGCTTCGGCATGCTGTTCCTCGCCCAGGTGTACGGCGAGGAGGAGGATCAGGAGCGCCGCACCGAATTGAAGGGCGTGTTGAACCGGGCCGTGAAGTTCACCATCGCCGCCCAGACCAGCCGCGGCGGTTGGGGATACGTCTCCGCGAAGGAGGGCAACGACTTCGACGAGGGCAGCACCTGCGTGACCCAGGTGCAGGGCCTGAGGGCCTGCCGCAACGCCGGCATCCCCGTGCCCAAGGACGTGATCGACCGGGCCAATAAATATATCCGCGACTGCATGACCCCCGAGGGCGGCGTGCAGTACAGCATCAAGGGCGGCGGGGCGAGGCCGGCCATTAGCGGGGCGGCGATCGCCTGCCTGTTCAGCGCCGGCGAGCAGGACGATCCCATGGCCCAAAAGCTGATGGAATACTGCGAGAAGAACATCTGGCCCGCCGACGGCGGCGCCAGCGCCGGCTACGGCGGCTACTGGCATTACAAGCACTTTTATTACGCCCAGGTCATGTACCGCGACCCGGAGCGCTGGCCGCAGTACCGCGACTTCCTCGCCGGTCAGATCCGCCCCAAGCAGACCACCGGCGGCCCCAACGACGGCGCCTTCGTCGACGGTCAGATCGGCCCCGCGTACGTCACCGCGATGAACTGCACCATCCTGCAGCTCGACAACGGCTTCCTGCCGATCTACCAACGCTGA
- a CDS encoding glutamate--tRNA ligase, protein MPAVRTRFAPSPTGYMHIGGMRTALFCWLLAEHAKRSGQGGTFVLRVDDTDRARNLDAALAPILDAFRWLGLAWDEGPEVGGPFGPYFQSQRGEFYELALKKLLDSGAAYRDFSSPEEVAADREAAQAAGKPYVTNRRSLELSENEVAGLVEAGQSHVVRLKVPRDRTITVTDAVRGEVSWDGALLPDPVLARADGSPLYNFASVVDDAAMQITHVVRAEEHLSNVPIQTLLFEALGEPVPTFAHIPFVTAPGTNRKLSKRDLAKYRDNKSFRKLFDSAADRLPKLGLELGEDLNPVMVRFYEEMGYLPEALTNALARLGWSLDDHTEIMSRDTVAENFTLDRVVKNPAGLDPDKLFSFQSEWMSRRPREDKVRTCTAILHRAGYANVDVEYVGRVVDALGDRLKLYTDVLDVTYLFEPDVTYDDKAFQKRIAKEGVPELLRDFKTERLEPLTAENWTPERLEAELQSFSEARGQGVGTLIHACRIAATGQPVGPGVYDVLALVGRERCLERIDAALTRSAA, encoded by the coding sequence ATGCCCGCCGTCCGCACGCGATTCGCCCCCAGCCCCACCGGCTACATGCATATTGGGGGCATGCGGACCGCCCTGTTCTGCTGGCTGCTGGCCGAACACGCCAAGCGGAGCGGGCAGGGGGGCACCTTCGTGCTGCGGGTCGACGACACCGACCGGGCCCGCAACCTCGACGCCGCCCTCGCCCCGATTCTCGACGCCTTCCGCTGGCTGGGGCTGGCATGGGACGAGGGGCCGGAGGTCGGCGGGCCGTTCGGGCCGTACTTCCAGTCGCAGCGGGGCGAGTTCTACGAGCTGGCCCTCAAAAAGCTGCTGGACAGCGGCGCCGCCTACCGGGACTTCAGCTCCCCCGAGGAGGTCGCCGCCGACCGCGAGGCGGCCCAAGCGGCGGGCAAACCGTACGTGACCAACCGGCGGTCGCTGGAACTGTCCGAGAACGAGGTCGCGGGGCTGGTCGAGGCGGGGCAGTCGCACGTCGTCCGGTTGAAGGTCCCCCGCGACCGCACGATCACGGTCACGGACGCAGTCCGCGGCGAGGTGAGCTGGGACGGCGCCCTGCTGCCGGACCCCGTGCTGGCCCGGGCGGACGGCAGCCCGCTGTACAATTTTGCCAGCGTCGTCGACGACGCGGCGATGCAGATCACCCACGTCGTCCGGGCGGAGGAGCACCTCTCCAACGTGCCGATCCAGACGTTGCTGTTCGAGGCGCTGGGCGAGCCGGTTCCCACGTTCGCCCATATCCCGTTCGTCACCGCCCCGGGCACCAACCGCAAGCTGAGCAAGCGGGACCTGGCGAAGTACCGCGACAACAAGTCCTTCCGCAAACTGTTCGACAGCGCCGCCGATCGCCTGCCGAAGCTCGGCCTGGAGCTGGGCGAGGACCTGAACCCGGTCATGGTGCGGTTCTACGAGGAGATGGGCTACCTGCCCGAAGCCCTCACCAACGCCCTGGCCCGGCTGGGGTGGAGCCTGGACGACCACACGGAGATCATGTCCCGCGACACCGTCGCGGAGAACTTCACCCTCGACCGCGTCGTCAAGAACCCGGCGGGGCTGGACCCGGACAAGCTGTTCTCCTTCCAGTCCGAATGGATGAGCCGCCGCCCGCGGGAGGACAAGGTACGGACCTGCACGGCGATCCTGCACCGGGCCGGCTACGCGAACGTCGACGTGGAGTACGTCGGCCGGGTGGTGGACGCTTTGGGGGACCGGCTGAAGCTCTACACGGACGTCCTGGACGTCACGTACCTGTTCGAGCCGGACGTGACTTACGACGACAAGGCCTTCCAGAAACGGATCGCCAAGGAGGGGGTGCCGGAGTTGCTGCGGGACTTCAAAACCGAACGGCTCGAACCGCTGACGGCGGAGAACTGGACGCCGGAGCGGTTGGAGGCGGAGCTGCAAAGCTTCTCCGAGGCTCGCGGGCAGGGGGTGGGTACGCTGATCCACGCCTGCCGCATCGCCGCCACGGGGCAGCCGGTCGGCCCGGGAGTGTACGACGTGCTGGCGCTGGTCGGCCGGGAGCGGTGTTTGGAACGGATCGACGCGGCGCTGACCCGGTCGGCGGCCTGA
- a CDS encoding ABC transporter permease yields MSPVGLIRAVKFALKSLMLHKLRSGLTMLGIVLGVCSVIAMLAIGEGASAQAQRQVIALGATNVIVRTVKPPPQAQESGGGRVADYGLRRIDFRRLEALDNVMRAVPIREAAQEFRRLQEKMNGRLVGVTPDYAALTGLNIARGRFIADRDRAGSETVCVLSAGAREQLFGLDDPLGDRVRVGEVFYKVVGIAQPRGATGAVGGSLSGQEFDKDIYIPIDTFETRIGDLIIQRNQGGSTYERVELNQITLQVNGAEHVMPTAAVVRETLALSHPQRDYAVVVPQELLEQAEQIKDIFNIVLGSIAAISLVVGGIGIMNIMLATVTERTREIGIRRALGARQGDILQQFLTETIVLSGAGGVAGILLGMSTPLAFRGVKWAVQTFVLESSPGDRENAGGGPLGGMLTDLEPQLALWSLPVSFLISVGIGVIFGILPARNAARLDPIEALRHE; encoded by the coding sequence ATGTCGCCCGTAGGTCTGATCCGCGCCGTCAAGTTCGCCCTCAAGAGCCTGATGCTGCACAAGTTGCGCAGCGGGCTGACGATGCTGGGCATCGTGCTGGGGGTTTGCAGCGTGATCGCGATGCTGGCGATCGGGGAGGGGGCCAGCGCCCAGGCGCAGCGGCAGGTGATCGCGCTGGGCGCCACCAACGTGATCGTCCGCACCGTCAAACCGCCGCCGCAGGCCCAGGAGAGCGGCGGCGGCCGGGTGGCCGATTACGGGCTGAGGCGAATCGACTTCCGCCGGCTCGAGGCACTGGACAACGTGATGCGGGCCGTGCCCATCCGTGAGGCCGCCCAGGAGTTCCGCCGCCTGCAGGAAAAGATGAACGGTCGCCTGGTCGGCGTCACGCCGGACTACGCGGCGCTGACCGGCCTGAACATCGCCCGCGGTCGGTTCATCGCCGACCGGGATCGCGCCGGTTCCGAAACCGTCTGCGTGCTCTCGGCCGGCGCCCGGGAGCAACTGTTCGGGCTGGACGACCCGCTGGGCGACCGCGTCCGCGTCGGCGAGGTGTTTTATAAGGTCGTCGGCATCGCCCAGCCTCGCGGCGCCACCGGGGCCGTCGGCGGGAGCCTGTCCGGGCAGGAGTTCGACAAGGACATCTATATCCCCATCGACACCTTCGAGACCCGCATCGGCGACCTGATCATCCAGCGCAACCAGGGCGGCAGCACCTACGAGCGGGTCGAATTGAACCAGATCACCCTGCAGGTGAACGGGGCGGAGCACGTGATGCCCACCGCCGCCGTCGTCCGGGAAACGCTGGCCCTGTCCCACCCGCAGCGGGACTACGCCGTCGTCGTGCCGCAGGAATTGTTGGAACAGGCCGAGCAAATTAAAGATATCTTCAATATCGTGCTCGGCAGCATCGCGGCGATCAGTCTGGTGGTGGGCGGGATCGGCATCATGAACATCATGCTGGCGACCGTGACGGAGCGGACCCGGGAGATCGGCATCCGTCGGGCCCTGGGCGCCCGGCAGGGGGACATTTTGCAGCAGTTCCTCACGGAGACGATCGTGCTCAGCGGGGCCGGCGGGGTGGCGGGTATTTTATTGGGGATGTCCACGCCGCTGGCCTTCCGCGGCGTGAAGTGGGCGGTGCAGACCTTCGTGCTGGAGAGCAGCCCCGGCGACCGGGAGAACGCCGGCGGCGGCCCGCTGGGCGGGATGTTGACCGACCTCGAACCGCAGCTCGCCCTGTGGAGTTTGCCGGTGTCGTTTTTGATCAGCGTGGGGATCGGGGTGATCTTCGGCATCCTCCCCGCCCGCAACGCCGCCCGGCTGGACCCGATCGAAGCCCTGCGGCACGAGTAG
- a CDS encoding alkaline phosphatase D family protein yields MSHPHDRRSFVKWVSAAGGSALLVPGWGRTAEGAVRRRLAFADDPFTLGVASGDPAADGFVIWTRLAPQPLEGGGMPPELVEVRWEIAEDEAFSKPVQKGTAIATPQLGHSVHVEVEGLPPDRWYFYRFTVGDAVSPVGRARTFPAATALPDKFRFAFASCQHYETGYFTAYQHMLKDDLDAVVHLGDYFYEYAAAPNRARIHVGGEIESLDDYRTRHALYKTDPDLQAMHAACPWLVTWDDHEFDNNYAGGISEEDGIDPYRFLTRRAASYQAYYEHMPLRRSAVPRGPDMQLYRRVPFGRLAEFFVLDTRQYRSDQPAGDGLKAPGDESADPAGTLLGKQQHGWLAEGLLTSVSHWNVLAQQVMMAPVDREPGEGVKQSMDQWPGYDSERQGIADFLHERKIPNPVVLTGDIHKNFANELKLDHGDPDSPTVATEFVGTSITSGGNGSQLPRGGEELLAENPFVKFYNDERGYVRCEVTPEKWTTDYRVLEYVTQPGSPATTRASFTVESGRPGLQPT; encoded by the coding sequence ATGTCTCATCCCCACGATCGTCGTTCCTTCGTCAAATGGGTGAGCGCCGCGGGCGGCTCCGCGTTGTTGGTCCCCGGGTGGGGGCGGACGGCGGAGGGCGCCGTGCGGCGGCGGCTGGCCTTCGCCGACGACCCGTTCACGCTGGGCGTGGCCTCCGGCGATCCGGCGGCGGACGGGTTCGTGATCTGGACGCGGCTCGCCCCGCAGCCGCTGGAGGGCGGGGGGATGCCGCCGGAACTCGTCGAGGTCCGCTGGGAAATCGCCGAGGACGAAGCCTTCTCGAAGCCGGTTCAAAAGGGCACGGCGATCGCCACGCCGCAGCTCGGGCACAGCGTGCACGTGGAGGTCGAGGGGCTCCCGCCGGACCGCTGGTACTTCTATCGCTTCACCGTCGGCGACGCCGTCAGCCCCGTCGGCCGGGCCCGCACCTTCCCGGCGGCGACCGCGCTGCCGGACAAGTTCCGGTTCGCCTTCGCCTCCTGCCAGCACTACGAGACCGGCTATTTCACGGCCTATCAGCACATGCTGAAGGACGATCTGGACGCCGTGGTGCATCTGGGCGATTACTTCTACGAGTACGCCGCGGCCCCGAACCGGGCCCGGATTCACGTCGGCGGCGAAATCGAATCGTTGGACGATTACCGCACCCGGCACGCGCTCTATAAGACCGACCCGGACCTCCAGGCGATGCACGCCGCCTGTCCCTGGCTGGTGACCTGGGACGACCACGAGTTCGACAATAACTACGCCGGCGGCATCTCCGAGGAAGACGGGATCGACCCGTACCGCTTCCTCACCCGGCGGGCGGCGTCCTATCAGGCGTATTACGAACACATGCCGCTGCGGCGGAGCGCCGTGCCCCGCGGGCCGGACATGCAGCTGTATCGCCGCGTGCCGTTTGGGCGGCTGGCGGAGTTCTTCGTGCTGGACACCCGCCAGTACCGCAGCGACCAGCCGGCCGGAGACGGATTGAAGGCCCCCGGCGACGAGTCCGCCGACCCCGCCGGCACCCTGCTGGGCAAGCAGCAGCACGGCTGGCTCGCCGAGGGGCTGCTGACGTCGGTCTCCCATTGGAACGTCCTCGCCCAGCAGGTGATGATGGCCCCGGTGGACCGGGAACCCGGCGAGGGGGTCAAGCAGTCGATGGACCAGTGGCCCGGCTACGACAGCGAACGGCAGGGCATCGCGGACTTCCTGCACGAACGCAAGATCCCCAACCCCGTCGTGCTGACCGGGGACATCCACAAGAACTTCGCCAACGAATTGAAGTTGGACCACGGCGACCCGGACTCGCCCACTGTCGCCACGGAGTTCGTCGGCACCTCGATCACCTCCGGCGGGAACGGTTCGCAACTGCCCCGCGGCGGGGAGGAGCTGCTCGCGGAGAACCCGTTCGTGAAGTTCTATAACGACGAACGCGGCTACGTTCGCTGCGAGGTCACGCCGGAGAAATGGACCACGGACTACCGCGTGCTGGAATATGTCACCCAGCCCGGCAGCCCGGCGACGACGCGGGCCTCCTTCACCGTCGAAAGCGGCCGCCCCGGCCTGCAACCGACGTGA